Within the Nocardioides humi genome, the region AGCGCGTCGTGGAGCTCGCGGGTGCGGTTCGACGTCAGCACCACCAGCGGCGGCGAGGGGGCCCGCACCGTCCCGATCTCGGGAATGGTCACCTGCAGGTCGGAGAGCAGCTCCAGCAGGAAGGCCTCGAACTCGTCGTCGGCGCGGTCGATCTCGTCGATCAGCAGGACGGCGGCGTCACCCGCGCGGACCGCGGAGAGCAGCGGGCGCTCGAGGAGGAAGTCGGTGGAGTACAGCGAGGCGACCGTCTCCTCGCCGCGCAGCTCGTCGGCGCCCAGCGCCCTGATCTGCAGCAGCTGCCGGGCGTAGTCCCAGTCGTAGAGCGCCTGGTGGACGTCGATCCCCTCGTAGCACTGCAGCCGGATCAGCCGACGGTCCAGCACCGTCGCCAGCGCCTTGGCGATCTCGGTCTTCCCGACCCCGACCTCGCCCTCGAGGAGCAGCGGACGGCCCAGGCTCAACGCCACATGCGCGGCGGTCGCGAGTCCGCGGTCGGCGAGATAGCCGACCCCCTGCAGCCTGTCGGTGAGCTCGGCGACCGGCCCGCTCACCGCCGGCCCGCGACCAGATCGCCGATGGTGCCGGCCGAGGTGTCCAGCTTGCCG harbors:
- a CDS encoding AAA family ATPase; amino-acid sequence: MSGPVAELTDRLQGVGYLADRGLATAAHVALSLGRPLLLEGEVGVGKTEIAKALATVLDRRLIRLQCYEGIDVHQALYDWDYARQLLQIRALGADELRGEETVASLYSTDFLLERPLLSAVRAGDAAVLLIDEIDRADDEFEAFLLELLSDLQVTIPEIGTVRAPSPPLVVLTSNRTRELHDALKRRCLYHWVGYPDAARELEIVLTRAPEVAEALAAKVVAAVGRLRGLDLAKPPGVAETIDWARTVDVVGGTDLDVEIAGDTLGAVVKDRDDLDLVQPQLARIVGG